The following proteins are co-located in the Solanum pennellii chromosome 1, SPENNV200 genome:
- the LOC107028389 gene encoding LOW QUALITY PROTEIN: ferric reduction oxidase 2-like (The sequence of the model RefSeq protein was modified relative to this genomic sequence to represent the inferred CDS: inserted 1 base in 1 codon): protein MMLGLVGNIAFTFLFVPVTRGSSVLQVFGLTSEASVKYHIWLGHIVMTLFSAHGICYIIYWASTHQLSEILKWGKTYVSNLAGELALLSGLVLWIATFPRIRRKMFELFFYTHHFYILFAVFFVFHVGVSYACFMLPGFFLFMVDRFLRFLQSRSNVRLVSARVLPCETLELNFSKTKGLSYTPTSIMFVNVPSISKLQWHPFTITSGSNLEPEKISVAIKGEGSWSKKLYQMISSPNSVDRLNVSVEGPYGPPSTHFLRHDLLVMVSGGSGITPFISIIRELIHTSESQKCKTPEILLICVFKNSEDLTMLDLLLPISGAPSETCKLGLQIEAFVTREKQSVSTEDKKNLRTIWFKPNPSDEPITPILGQNKWLWLGAIISCSFLIFLISLGLLNRYYIYPIDKNTNDIFPYPIKAVLNMLIICISIVTTSSAAFVWNKRQSGTDAKQIQNMEGATPMASPNSWFYNADKEMESLPQQSLLQSTNLHFGERPDLKRRLFERKEXSVGVLVCGPKKMRHEVADICSSGLVSNLHFESISFNW from the exons ATGATGTTGGGACTTGTTGGAAATATAGCTTTTACATTTCTGTTTGTTCCAGTCACAAGAGGCTCATCTGTGTTACAAGTATTTGGTTTGACATCAGAAGCTAGTGTTAAATATCATATATGGCTTGGCCATATTGTAATGACTCTTTTTTCTGCTCATGGCATTTGTTACATTATCTATTGGGCTTCCACTCATCAATTGTCTGAG ATACTGAAATGGGGAAAAACTTATGTATCAAATTTGGCTGGTGAATTGGCGTTGCTTTCTGGGTTGGTGTTGTGGATAGCAACATTTCCTAGAATTAGGAGAAAAATGTTTGAACTCTTCTTCTACACTCATCATTTCTACATTCTCTTTGCCGTCTTCTTCGTCTTCCATGTTGGTGTGTCTTATGCTTGCTTCATGCTTCCTGGTTTCTTCCTCTTCATGGTTGATCGATTCTTGAGATTCTTACAGTCACGATCAAATGTTCGTTTAGTCTCTGCTCGTGTTCTGCCATGTGAAACTCTTGAACTCAATTTCTCCAAGACAAa AGGTTTAAGTTATACACCAACTAGCATCATGTTTGTGAATGTACCTAGCATTTCAAAATTGCAATGGCATCCTTTTACAATCACTTCAGGTAGTAACTTGGAGCCAGAGAAAATCAGTGTTGCCATTAAGGGTGAAGGAAGTTGGTCCAAAAAACTCTACCAGATGATCTCTTCCCCTAATTCTGTCGATCGCCTCAACGTCTCTGTTGAAGGACCTTATGGACCTCCTTCCACACATTTTCTAAG gcATGATTTATTGGTTATGGTAAGTGGAGGAAGTGGAATTACCCCTTTCATTTCCATAATTAGGGAGCTAATTCATACAAGTGAGTCACAAAAATGTAAGACACCAGAAATCCTACTTATTTGTGTGTTCAAGAATTCGGAAGATCTCACCATGTTGGACCTTCTCCTTCCTATATCTGGTGCTCCATCAGAAACTTGTAAATTGGGGCTACAAATCGAGGCTTTTGTAACGAGAGAAAAGCAATCAGTATCCACAGAAGACAAGAAGAATTTGAGGACCATATGGTTTAAGCCCAACCCATCTGATGAGCCTATCACTCCAATTCTTGGACAAAACAAATGGCTGTGGCTTGGTGCTATCATATCATGTTCCTtccttattttcttgatttccttGGGGTTGTTGAATAGATATTACATCTATCCAATCGACAAAAATACTAATGACATATTTCCCTATCCAATAAAGGCGGTGTTGAATATGCTAATCATTTGCATATCTATAGTCACCACAAGTAGTGCTGCATTTGTTTGGAACAAGAGACAGAGCGGGACTGATGCAAAACAGATTCAGAACATGGAAGGTGCAACTCCTATGGCTTCGCCTAATTCTTGGTTCTATAATGCCGATAAGGAGATGGAAAGTTTGCCCCAACAGTCACTTCTTCAATCAACTAATCTCCATTTTGGTGAAAGGCCTGACCTCAAAA GACGATTGTTTG